AGGACCGCGTCCGCACCGAAGGCCGCGACATCACCAGCACGGATGACGCCGTGAAGGGCGCCGACGTGGTGATCCTCGCCGTCCCGGACACCGTCCTGGGCGTCGTGTCCGAAGGCGTCGTGCCGCAGATGAAGTCCGGCGCGATCCTGCTCACCCTGGACCCCGCCGCCGCCTACGCCGGCCTGCTGGCCAAGCGCGCCGACGTGGTCCAGGCAGTGGCGCACCCGTGCCACCCGTCCGTGTTCCTGGAGCGCACCACCAAGGAAGAATGGGCCGACACCTTCGGCGGCGAAGGCGCCCCGCAGAACGTGGTTGCCGCGATCGACGAGAACACCCCGGCAGTAACCCGCGATTCGGCCGAGGCCGTCATCCGCACCATCTACGCCCCCGTGATCGACGTGCACTGGGTCACCGTCAAGCAGC
This portion of the Arthrobacter sp. KBS0703 genome encodes:
- a CDS encoding phosphogluconate dehydrogenase C-terminal domain-containing protein, with translation MSAENLTVAVIGAGGKMGMRVSRNLQKSAHTVFYSENSPAGQDRVRTEGRDITSTDDAVKGADVVILAVPDTVLGVVSEGVVPQMKSGAILLTLDPAAAYAGLLAKRADVVQAVAHPCHPSVFLERTTKEEWADTFGGEGAPQNVVAAIDENTPAVTRDSAEAVIRTIYAPVIDVHWVTVKQ